The following coding sequences are from one Streptomyces angustmyceticus window:
- a CDS encoding LCP family protein: MDAQGRGRAGDNNVDPADQWVFDPNTGNYELRLDPAGQDAARPADRKAAGSRRARSGGDTDTRPLPTQRGRRDEDADSDERSGGGRAARRSAGGRAGSAAAAAGSASRRKRKPKTSGKKKALYWTAGVVGFVLVAGCGGAFYLYQQLNGNISKVDVGVENDAVSSGPVNVLIIGTDARSGKGNSGYGDAGSVGHADTTILMHISKDRTNATALSIPRDMITDIPTCPTKQKDGSTKNIPGEHGVRFNTSLGQEGRDPGCTWRTVEKLTGLKINHFMMADFNAVKELSTAVDGVEVCAGKDLNDPKSHLKLKAGRHIVKGEQALAFVRTRHAIGFGSDLDRIKMQQQFLSSLIRKLKSSAFSSPGKLYDVSQAATRALTVDTGIGTANKLLDFGTDLKKVDIDKVTFATVPVLDNPDDPATVILNKTAADPLFAMVRADHALAKGKKGKKSAPVKKAPPEQVRVDVTNGGGPIGSAQETVDWLQNSKAAKLSTNAGNAPAKLATTRLEYAPNQADQAATLADWMGLPKKALKKSSHNAGDRVPMKLTLGKDFKAPGTPIDAPTETPDGVQNVNADDKNVCAK; this comes from the coding sequence GTGGACGCGCAAGGCCGTGGGCGGGCGGGCGACAACAACGTCGATCCCGCCGATCAGTGGGTGTTCGACCCGAACACCGGCAACTACGAGCTGCGGCTTGACCCTGCCGGTCAAGACGCCGCTCGGCCCGCCGACCGCAAGGCGGCCGGCTCCAGACGTGCCAGGTCGGGCGGCGACACCGACACCCGGCCGCTGCCGACCCAGCGCGGCCGCCGGGACGAGGACGCCGATTCCGACGAGCGCTCCGGCGGCGGGCGGGCGGCCCGGCGGTCGGCCGGCGGCCGCGCCGGTTCGGCAGCGGCGGCCGCGGGCTCGGCGAGCCGCCGCAAGCGCAAGCCGAAGACGTCCGGGAAGAAGAAGGCGCTGTACTGGACGGCCGGTGTGGTGGGCTTCGTGCTCGTCGCGGGCTGCGGCGGCGCGTTCTACCTCTACCAGCAGCTGAACGGCAACATCTCCAAGGTCGACGTCGGCGTGGAGAACGACGCGGTCTCCAGCGGCCCGGTCAACGTCCTCATCATCGGGACGGACGCCCGCTCCGGGAAGGGCAACTCCGGCTACGGCGACGCCGGCAGCGTGGGCCACGCGGACACCACGATCCTGATGCACATCTCCAAGGACCGGACGAACGCCACCGCGCTGAGCATCCCGCGCGACATGATCACCGACATCCCGACCTGCCCCACGAAGCAGAAGGACGGCTCGACGAAGAACATCCCCGGCGAGCACGGGGTGCGCTTCAACACCAGCCTGGGCCAGGAGGGGCGCGACCCCGGCTGCACCTGGCGCACCGTCGAGAAGCTGACCGGCCTGAAGATAAATCACTTCATGATGGCCGACTTCAACGCGGTCAAGGAGCTGTCCACCGCGGTCGACGGCGTCGAGGTGTGCGCCGGCAAGGACCTCAACGACCCCAAGTCGCACCTGAAGTTGAAGGCCGGCCGGCACATCGTCAAGGGCGAGCAGGCGCTGGCCTTCGTCCGCACCCGGCACGCCATCGGATTCGGCAGCGACCTCGACCGGATCAAGATGCAGCAGCAGTTCCTCAGTTCGCTGATCCGCAAGCTGAAGTCCAGCGCCTTCAGCAGCCCCGGCAAGCTTTACGACGTCAGCCAGGCGGCGACCAGGGCACTCACCGTCGACACCGGCATCGGCACCGCGAACAAGCTGCTGGACTTCGGCACCGACCTCAAGAAGGTCGACATCGACAAGGTCACCTTCGCCACGGTCCCGGTGCTGGACAACCCCGACGACCCGGCGACCGTCATCCTCAACAAGACCGCCGCGGACCCGCTGTTCGCGATGGTCCGGGCCGACCACGCCCTGGCCAAGGGCAAGAAGGGCAAGAAGTCCGCGCCGGTGAAGAAGGCCCCGCCCGAGCAGGTGCGGGTCGACGTCACCAACGGCGGCGGGCCGATCGGTTCGGCGCAGGAGACCGTGGACTGGCTGCAGAACAGCAAGGCCGCCAAGCTCTCCACCAACGCCGGCAACGCCCCGGCGAAGCTGGCCACCACCCGCCTGGAGTACGCGCCCAACCAGGCCGACCAGGCCGCCACCCTGGCCGACTGGATGGGGCTGCCCAAGAAGGCGCTGAAGAAGTCGTCGCACAACGCCGGGGACCGGGTCCCGATGAAGCTCACGCTCGGCAAGGACTTCAAGGCACCGGGCACGCCGATCGACGCGCCGACCGAAACCCCGGACGGCGTGCAGAACGTCAATGCGGATGACAAGAACGTCTGCGCGAAGTGA